In Cenarchaeum symbiont of Oopsacas minuta, a single window of DNA contains:
- a CDS encoding glycosyl transferase, with protein sequence MRILFISSHYDGGVGRHVTVLSSLLSNYGYNVSKMIIPHIPIKNYKNPSFALFSAIKSIIDWRKYDIVHAFNVPSAFAMKYTNATKRVISVHGVFQDQIKVLHSKPLSYISNKTEYRALNWADVRTTDSMASKNRYKELGFDFEYFPSPLDLTLFEKIPEVVKKKKQVAYVGRDSYEKGIDLLRKIEPDIKGDVVYCTDMPWEEAMKVLKSSTVTVLPSRYESLSSTIKEAFFFKVPVVATNVGGNPELITHGKTGYLVESENEKQLLDSINNILKDPDSTKIVTENAHKFLVENMTWDIILPKYIKFYNDLLK encoded by the coding sequence ATGAGAATTTTATTTATTTCTTCACATTATGATGGGGGTGTAGGACGTCATGTAACTGTATTGAGTTCTCTATTGTCTAATTATGGATATAATGTTTCAAAAATGATCATTCCTCACATTCCAATTAAAAATTATAAAAATCCTAGTTTTGCATTATTTTCAGCTATAAAAAGCATAATAGATTGGAGAAAATATGATATTGTGCATGCATTTAATGTTCCATCTGCATTTGCAATGAAATACACAAACGCTACAAAAAGAGTGATTTCTGTTCATGGCGTATTTCAGGATCAAATCAAAGTTCTACATTCAAAACCGCTATCATATATTTCAAATAAAACCGAATATAGAGCCTTGAATTGGGCAGATGTACGTACAACAGATTCCATGGCAAGTAAAAATCGATACAAAGAACTAGGTTTTGATTTTGAATATTTTCCATCCCCGTTAGATTTGACATTATTTGAAAAAATTCCCGAGGTTGTAAAAAAGAAAAAACAGGTAGCATATGTAGGTAGAGACAGCTATGAAAAAGGCATTGATCTGTTACGTAAGATTGAGCCAGATATCAAAGGCGACGTGGTATATTGTACCGATATGCCATGGGAAGAGGCCATGAAAGTGTTAAAAAGTTCTACAGTGACGGTTCTTCCTTCAAGGTACGAGAGTCTTTCATCGACAATAAAAGAAGCATTCTTTTTCAAAGTACCAGTAGTGGCTACAAATGTGGGTGGAAATCCAGAATTAATCACACATGGTAAAACAGGGTATTTGGTAGAGTCTGAAAATGAAAAACAGTTACTAGATTCTATTAATAACATACTAAAAGATCCTGATTCGACCAAGATTGTTACTGAAAACGCACACAAGTTTTTGGTAGAAAATATGACATGGGATATCATATTGCCCAAATATATCAAATTTTATAATGATCTATTAAAGTAA
- a CDS encoding UDP-glucose/GDP-mannose dehydrogenase, translating into MDEIKKLIYANKPTVCVIGIGRIGLPTALSFAKAGLSTIGLDINQKLIDAINSNKFPLKDEPGYEKIFDDVMNKKLLTVTTNTQDAISKSDILLLSLPTPMDDSNIPNYEALKKVGKDLNKYLSLDSIVIVESTVEPGFIENELTQIIEGNDGRLRANENFGIGVCPETANPGEILKDFTSLPRLVAALDEKTAQVIMVLYEYVFGVDLIKMSNCKTANAVKLTTNVFRDVNIAFINELSILFEKIGVDTMEVLNAARTKHNFQIHYPSVGVGGPCLPVNSYQFLNTAKFDEKLLRMIKIGRKINEHMPQHTADLLLDGLSKVDKTPANSTVLILGISYKPNVKDVQLSPAQPFIQILCDLGVKIKIYDPYFKNTTVFGIRTESDLDTALNHIDAVVLVTFHDEFSCLEPSTFVKKMIRPVFVDSKGILDIDAAKKAGIIYRGLGRGTN; encoded by the coding sequence TTGGATGAGATAAAAAAACTAATTTATGCCAACAAACCAACAGTATGCGTTATTGGCATTGGCCGTATTGGATTACCTACAGCGTTGTCTTTTGCTAAAGCTGGATTATCTACTATTGGTTTGGACATAAATCAGAAATTAATTGATGCTATAAACTCTAATAAATTCCCGTTAAAGGATGAACCTGGATATGAGAAAATTTTTGACGATGTTATGAATAAAAAACTATTAACTGTCACAACTAACACTCAAGATGCGATATCAAAATCCGATATATTATTACTTTCATTACCCACACCAATGGATGATTCTAATATTCCAAACTATGAAGCATTGAAAAAAGTTGGAAAAGATCTAAACAAATACTTGTCTCTTGACTCAATAGTAATTGTTGAAAGTACCGTTGAACCTGGATTTATAGAAAACGAATTAACGCAAATAATTGAAGGAAATGATGGAAGATTACGTGCGAATGAGAATTTTGGAATTGGTGTGTGTCCAGAAACAGCAAATCCAGGTGAAATTCTAAAAGATTTTACAAGTTTACCTAGATTGGTTGCAGCCCTAGATGAAAAAACAGCCCAAGTTATCATGGTATTATATGAATACGTTTTTGGCGTGGATTTAATAAAAATGTCCAACTGTAAAACTGCAAATGCAGTAAAGCTAACCACCAATGTTTTTCGTGATGTTAACATCGCATTTATTAACGAATTATCAATATTGTTTGAAAAAATTGGTGTTGACACTATGGAGGTGTTGAATGCAGCTAGGACAAAACATAATTTTCAAATACATTATCCTAGTGTGGGAGTTGGAGGGCCATGTTTACCTGTCAATTCATATCAGTTTTTAAATACTGCAAAATTTGATGAAAAATTACTTCGTATGATAAAGATCGGAAGAAAAATTAATGAACATATGCCACAACACACCGCAGACCTACTACTAGATGGATTATCTAAAGTAGATAAAACACCTGCCAACTCAACGGTTCTAATCTTGGGGATCTCATACAAGCCGAATGTAAAAGACGTACAATTATCTCCTGCACAACCGTTTATTCAAATACTCTGTGATCTAGGTGTTAAAATCAAAATATATGATCCATATTTTAAAAATACAACTGTTTTTGGTATACGTACAGAATCAGATCTTGACACTGCGTTAAATCATATTGATGCAGTTGTATTAGTTACGTTTCATGACGAATTTAGCTGTTTAGAACCGTCAACATTCGTCAAAAAAATGATCCGACCGGTATTTGTTGATTCTAAAGGAATACTCGATATCGATGCTGCTAAAAAAGCTGGAATCATATACCGGGGTTTGGGTCGTGGCACTAACTAA
- a CDS encoding asparagine synthase produces the protein MALTNDLFTTSDAAKYILTLRYNPKLSCTSESLSWKNFTTNMSSISLDFIEKTIMDNIRSKLNPNIKKISISLSGGVDSALVLALLRKTYPNLNICAFTIKFSDSADETPQAAKIAEKFDASHEIILLENYLSELPKAISIIKQPFWDLHWYYLIKNAKQFSSYMISGDGGDELFGGYTFRYKKFLSLITPNSTSLEKTKAYLQCHERDHVLDQKEIFSSKSNFSWNDVYSIIEPFFANSLPSLSQVFLADYNGKMSHNFSPVNKLINSHFGITGITPILNENLINYATHLHSTEKYNLTDNIGKLPLRKLLDRLGVTTLIGNKKMGFSVNTANLWNSYGKNLCKYYLTDSRLVTDKFINDGWIKKYIDKSDLDVRYVNKFLGLLAYEIWYRIFITKELNPNINFT, from the coding sequence GTGGCACTAACTAACGATTTATTTACAACTAGTGACGCTGCAAAATATATTCTAACATTAAGATATAATCCAAAACTATCATGTACATCTGAATCCTTGTCTTGGAAAAATTTCACTACAAATATGAGTAGCATCTCACTAGATTTCATAGAAAAAACAATAATGGACAATATTAGATCGAAATTAAATCCAAATATTAAAAAAATAAGTATATCGCTCAGTGGCGGTGTCGATTCTGCCCTCGTTCTTGCACTGTTAAGAAAGACGTATCCAAATTTGAACATATGTGCATTTACCATTAAATTTTCAGATAGTGCAGATGAAACACCTCAAGCAGCTAAAATTGCAGAAAAATTTGATGCATCTCATGAGATTATTTTACTAGAAAATTATTTATCAGAACTCCCAAAAGCGATTTCCATTATTAAACAACCATTTTGGGACTTGCATTGGTATTATCTAATCAAAAACGCAAAACAATTTTCATCGTATATGATATCTGGTGATGGTGGGGATGAATTATTTGGAGGTTATACATTTCGATACAAGAAATTTCTCTCTTTAATTACTCCAAATTCAACATCATTAGAAAAAACAAAAGCTTATTTACAATGCCATGAACGTGATCATGTTCTAGATCAAAAAGAAATTTTTTCAAGTAAATCTAATTTTTCTTGGAATGATGTGTATTCTATTATTGAGCCATTTTTTGCTAATTCGTTACCATCATTATCTCAAGTTTTTCTAGCTGATTATAATGGTAAAATGTCCCATAATTTTTCCCCAGTGAACAAACTCATTAATTCTCATTTTGGCATAACTGGAATAACACCTATCTTGAATGAAAATTTGATAAATTATGCAACGCATTTGCATAGCACAGAAAAATATAATTTAACAGATAATATCGGTAAATTACCTCTGCGAAAATTATTAGATCGACTTGGTGTGACTACATTAATTGGAAACAAAAAAATGGGATTTTCTGTAAATACAGCTAATCTTTGGAATTCTTATGGAAAAAATTTATGTAAATATTATTTGACAGATTCTCGCCTAGTTACTGACAAATTCATTAATGATGGTTGGATAAAAAAATATATTGACAAAAGTGATCTAGATGTAAGATACGTAAACAAATTTCTTGGTCTACTTGCATATGAAATATGGTACAGAATATTTATTACAAAAGAATTAAACCCAAACATCAATTTTACATAA
- a CDS encoding glycosyl transferase family 1 encodes MRLLIAGDKLKLFHLKEFGETLKKQGHDYRLVYDADVYSGFPTKKISSWFTTKHKFKKLVKEFKPDAVFADRFMHFSMATIEEKIPLFAHLRGDYWTELMWYKKTIYKTPHTRFALWYLDRMVNKCLKDATRIYPICSYLKDIVDTRYPNKSTVLYQGINSSRWYKTDGMDLKHPCVGLVQSANVWVKTKELLLLPRILEKFPNVMFYWVGGGTYQDRILSKLTKYDNFKWLGVLEYYDKIRDFLSEIDIYCLMSGLDMSPLTLQEAQLMEKPVIATKVAGIPEIMSDNNTGYLVGKDNAQEWIQSLSILLNDTKKSNMMGKMGKKFVEKEFNWEKITRDFVSSITNTIM; translated from the coding sequence ATGAGATTATTAATAGCAGGAGATAAACTCAAATTATTTCATTTAAAAGAATTTGGAGAAACTCTCAAAAAACAAGGTCATGATTATCGTCTAGTGTATGATGCAGATGTATATTCTGGATTTCCTACAAAAAAAATATCAAGTTGGTTTACAACAAAGCATAAATTTAAAAAACTTGTTAAAGAATTCAAACCTGACGCAGTTTTTGCAGACAGGTTTATGCATTTTAGTATGGCTACAATAGAAGAAAAAATACCGTTGTTTGCACATTTGAGGGGCGATTATTGGACGGAGTTAATGTGGTACAAAAAAACAATATACAAAACACCGCATACACGATTTGCTTTATGGTATCTAGACAGAATGGTCAATAAATGTTTAAAAGATGCAACCAGGATATATCCAATTTGTAGTTATCTTAAAGATATAGTAGATACGCGTTACCCGAATAAATCAACGGTGCTATATCAAGGCATCAACTCGTCTAGATGGTACAAAACTGATGGGATGGATTTAAAACATCCATGTGTTGGACTAGTTCAATCGGCAAATGTGTGGGTAAAGACGAAAGAGTTGTTGTTGTTGCCTCGTATACTAGAAAAATTTCCAAATGTAATGTTCTACTGGGTTGGTGGTGGCACATATCAGGATCGTATACTATCAAAATTAACAAAGTATGATAATTTCAAGTGGCTTGGTGTTTTAGAATATTATGACAAAATAAGAGATTTTCTATCAGAGATTGACATTTACTGTCTGATGAGTGGGTTAGACATGTCACCTCTAACTCTACAAGAGGCTCAACTGATGGAAAAGCCTGTAATTGCAACAAAAGTTGCAGGTATTCCAGAGATCATGAGCGATAATAATACAGGATATCTAGTTGGGAAAGATAATGCACAAGAATGGATTCAAAGTTTATCAATTTTGTTAAATGATACAAAAAAATCAAATATGATGGGAAAAATGGGTAAGAAGTTTGTAGAGAAAGAATTCAATTGGGAAAAGATCACACGTGATTTTGTATCATCGATAACTAATACAATTATGTAA
- a CDS encoding glutamyl-tRNA(Gln) amidotransferase subunit D → MSKYGSYTGKSLEFLKSNNVQIGDYVVIKGIIDYEGTLMPRYESNAKDVIVLKLKNGYNVGIRIDNAGAKKITTSLKSMVKIQKNKIENKNPEKILLLSTGGTIASKIDYRTGAVTPVLLPEDLLTLMPELVDIANIDVKTIFSEHSENIVPEQWVKVAKFLDGLAKSEYVGIIITHGTDTMQHTASYLAFALQGFPKPVILTGSQRSSDRPSSDAASNLIGSMRFLVSNPNPGIFVAMQQNGDDVAVHLATRVRKNHTSKRGAFETIGSNPAYIVTDGKVEKNLEFFNSDQYLPKITMNTKVGLVKYYPGFDSGIIDYAVNSGYRALILEGTGLGHVGRTMYDSIINASHDGIFLGMTSQCIDGNVNMNVYESGRDLQKMGVIPLSGMLPETALVKAMWATGFANSVKDIQDMMTQNIAGEFA, encoded by the coding sequence ATGTCAAAATATGGTAGTTATACTGGTAAATCTCTTGAATTTTTAAAATCTAATAATGTCCAAATTGGAGACTATGTTGTAATAAAAGGAATAATAGACTATGAAGGTACGCTCATGCCTAGGTATGAAAGTAATGCAAAAGATGTCATAGTGTTAAAGCTCAAAAATGGTTACAATGTGGGCATAAGAATAGATAATGCAGGAGCAAAAAAAATCACAACATCTTTAAAATCTATGGTAAAGATACAAAAAAACAAAATTGAGAATAAAAATCCTGAAAAAATTCTTTTATTATCTACTGGTGGAACTATTGCAAGTAAAATAGATTATAGAACTGGAGCAGTAACGCCAGTGTTGTTGCCAGAAGATCTGCTTACGTTAATGCCAGAACTTGTAGACATTGCAAACATTGACGTAAAAACAATATTTTCAGAACATTCTGAAAATATCGTCCCAGAACAGTGGGTTAAAGTGGCAAAATTTCTTGACGGTCTTGCAAAATCCGAGTATGTGGGAATAATCATAACCCATGGAACAGATACTATGCAACACACAGCCTCGTATCTTGCATTTGCATTACAAGGATTTCCAAAACCCGTAATTTTGACTGGATCTCAGAGATCATCTGATCGTCCATCCTCTGATGCAGCATCAAATTTGATAGGTTCTATGCGATTTCTTGTATCTAATCCAAATCCAGGAATCTTTGTGGCAATGCAACAGAATGGAGATGATGTTGCAGTACACCTTGCTACACGCGTAAGAAAAAATCATACCAGTAAACGCGGCGCATTTGAAACTATAGGATCAAATCCTGCATACATTGTCACAGATGGCAAAGTTGAGAAAAACTTGGAATTTTTTAACAGTGATCAATATTTACCTAAAATCACGATGAATACAAAAGTGGGACTAGTAAAATATTATCCAGGTTTTGATTCTGGAATTATAGACTATGCAGTGAATTCTGGATACCGCGCTCTGATATTAGAAGGGACTGGGCTTGGTCATGTGGGACGTACTATGTATGATTCTATAATAAATGCATCACACGATGGGATATTTTTAGGGATGACTTCACAGTGTATAGATGGTAACGTAAACATGAATGTTTATGAGAGCGGTCGCGATCTTCAAAAGATGGGCGTTATACCATTATCTGGAATGCTTCCAGAGACTGCATTAGTCAAGGCTATGTGGGCTACAGGTTTTGCAAACTCTGTAAAAGATATACAAGATATGATGACACAAAATATCGCAGGCGAGTTTGCATAA
- a CDS encoding transcriptional regulator, giving the protein MEEMNSEVLFVGTAEAEHLEMYLKAIWHIKEDGGEAKISNIARRLNVRQPSVVQMLKKLRERKLVQYNKSGVRLTDEGKGIGSAMIRNSRLLEVLMDSALKIDIDEEMVCGIEHHMNKQFTDALCTMLGHPRKCPHDLRIPTGECCIKPK; this is encoded by the coding sequence ATGGAAGAGATGAATAGCGAAGTATTGTTTGTTGGAACTGCAGAAGCTGAACATTTGGAGATGTATCTAAAAGCAATTTGGCACATAAAAGAAGATGGTGGAGAGGCAAAGATTAGTAATATTGCACGAAGGCTCAATGTACGTCAACCTAGTGTAGTTCAAATGCTCAAAAAACTGCGCGAACGGAAACTGGTTCAATATAACAAGTCTGGTGTGCGCCTTACTGACGAAGGTAAGGGAATAGGTTCGGCGATGATACGCAATAGTAGACTTTTGGAAGTTTTAATGGACAGTGCTCTAAAGATAGACATAGACGAGGAGATGGTCTGCGGCATAGAGCATCATATGAACAAACAGTTTACTGATGCCTTGTGTACGATGCTTGGTCACCCAAGAAAATGCCCGCATGATCTTAGAATACCTACTGGTGAATGTTGTATTAAACCAAAATAA
- a CDS encoding transcriptional regulator TrmB, whose product MGFIYSKTKLDRLNISKKAKMALERLGMSVNEIKVYAALLNLGNGTAEEISKESEVSYSKIYKILNSMENESWIISDDSRPTTYTVISPATSIEAVKRKRDAEFKDDKTVITLEIEPLYNKTGTAETPDILFLRGVNSIISKILDTADSCDREMMITVPAAGQEIVKQALPKLRILYDRGVEITILTSEEMDDDSIKALSRVATVRIKDSIYGGGMISDKRYVIILLGSDDGKSFTANMVAIWADHVGLAGFAREYFEYLMKDSEDV is encoded by the coding sequence ATGGGTTTTATATATTCCAAAACAAAACTTGATCGATTGAACATATCAAAAAAAGCAAAAATGGCGCTAGAACGGCTTGGCATGAGTGTAAATGAGATCAAAGTTTATGCGGCACTTTTGAACCTAGGTAACGGAACAGCTGAAGAGATTAGCAAAGAGTCAGAGGTTTCATACTCGAAGATATATAAAATATTAAATTCCATGGAGAATGAAAGTTGGATCATCTCAGATGATTCAAGACCTACAACATACACTGTGATCTCTCCGGCAACTAGTATCGAGGCTGTCAAGCGCAAAAGAGATGCCGAATTTAAAGATGATAAAACTGTAATTACCTTGGAGATAGAACCATTGTATAACAAGACAGGTACTGCAGAGACGCCAGATATTTTGTTTTTGCGCGGCGTGAACAGCATAATATCAAAGATTTTAGATACTGCGGATTCATGTGATAGAGAGATGATGATTACAGTTCCCGCAGCTGGTCAAGAGATAGTGAAACAAGCACTGCCAAAACTACGAATATTATACGATCGTGGAGTAGAGATTACCATACTTACATCTGAAGAGATGGATGATGATTCTATAAAAGCACTCTCAAGGGTGGCAACTGTTAGAATTAAAGATAGCATATACGGTGGTGGCATGATATCGGATAAAAGATATGTGATAATTTTGCTTGGATCCGATGATGGCAAATCATTTACAGCCAATATGGTTGCCATATGGGCAGATCATGTGGGTCTTGCTGGATTTGCTAGAGAGTATTTTGAATATTTGATGAAAGACTCTGAGGATGTATGA
- a CDS encoding radical SAM domain protein has protein sequence MGKKSTIRFTQSICPDCNMILDAEVFERDGKVFMSKICPSHGECEELYFGSSDMYNKFSTYWQDGKGAHAPNVMIEKCSCPNNCGLCSNHLSHSGLANMIVTNRCDLTCWYCFFYVKKGLEGAYMYEPSHEQIRSMVKTMRAERPIAGNSIQITGGEPMLREDITDLISIIKQEGVDHIQMNTNGIRHALDPESAREVRLSGCNNLYLSFDGVTARTNPKNHWEIPHALDSCRKTGTTVVFVPTVIKSINDHELGGIVRYAQKNMDVVHAVNFQPVSLTGRMGKQEREKYRITIPDCIQRIEEQTNGDVTMDDWFPVPSCMPMTNIIEAFSSKPKYELSIHFACGAGTYIFEDAETKKFVPITKFCDIQGMLELFEDKVEEIRSGKNKYFTMLEVVRKLKGFVDTKKQPAGLDLAKMFGNILLKRSFNSVGSWHVKGLFLGMMHFQDKYNEDLERLQRCDIHYLTPDLRIVPFCAFNVIPEWYRDRIQKKYSITVEEWEEREGMKLEDGLYRGLMRRGAGDELASGCAKSQMFHDASQSLA, from the coding sequence TTGGGAAAAAAATCTACGATCAGATTCACACAGAGCATCTGCCCTGACTGTAACATGATCCTCGATGCAGAAGTATTTGAGCGCGACGGCAAAGTTTTCATGTCAAAGATATGTCCATCTCATGGTGAATGTGAAGAACTCTATTTTGGTTCTTCTGACATGTACAACAAGTTTAGTACCTATTGGCAAGATGGCAAAGGTGCTCATGCTCCAAACGTGATGATCGAAAAATGTTCATGTCCAAACAACTGTGGTCTGTGCTCAAACCACCTCTCACATAGTGGTCTTGCAAACATGATAGTTACCAATAGGTGTGATCTTACATGTTGGTATTGCTTTTTTTACGTCAAAAAAGGTCTAGAAGGCGCATACATGTATGAACCATCACATGAACAGATACGTTCTATGGTAAAGACCATGCGAGCTGAACGCCCCATAGCTGGAAACTCTATCCAAATTACTGGAGGCGAGCCCATGCTCCGTGAAGATATTACAGATCTAATCAGCATAATAAAACAAGAAGGCGTAGATCACATACAGATGAATACAAACGGCATACGCCATGCACTAGATCCAGAATCTGCACGTGAGGTACGACTTTCTGGTTGCAACAATTTGTACCTTAGTTTTGATGGTGTTACTGCTAGAACAAACCCAAAAAATCATTGGGAGATTCCACACGCTCTTGACAGCTGTCGCAAGACTGGAACCACAGTAGTATTCGTACCAACTGTAATAAAATCAATAAACGATCATGAACTAGGTGGCATTGTCCGCTATGCGCAGAAAAATATGGATGTTGTTCATGCAGTAAACTTTCAACCAGTATCTCTTACTGGAAGGATGGGCAAACAAGAGAGAGAGAAATACAGAATTACAATTCCCGACTGCATACAACGTATAGAAGAGCAGACAAATGGTGATGTTACCATGGATGACTGGTTCCCAGTTCCAAGCTGTATGCCAATGACCAACATCATAGAAGCATTCTCTAGCAAGCCAAAGTATGAACTTTCAATACATTTTGCATGTGGTGCTGGAACATACATCTTTGAAGATGCAGAGACCAAAAAGTTTGTACCAATTACAAAGTTTTGTGATATTCAAGGAATGTTGGAGCTCTTTGAAGACAAGGTAGAAGAGATACGCTCGGGTAAAAATAAATACTTTACAATGCTAGAAGTTGTTCGTAAACTAAAAGGCTTTGTCGATACAAAGAAACAACCTGCAGGTCTTGATTTGGCAAAAATGTTTGGAAATATACTCTTAAAGAGATCTTTTAATTCTGTAGGCTCTTGGCACGTTAAAGGTCTATTTCTAGGTATGATGCACTTTCAAGACAAGTACAACGAAGACTTGGAACGTCTACAAAGATGTGATATACATTATCTAACCCCAGACTTGCGTATAGTTCCGTTTTGTGCCTTTAATGTAATACCCGAATGGTACCGTGACCGTATTCAGAAAAAATATTCGATCACAGTAGAAGAATGGGAAGAGCGCGAAGGCATGAAACTAGAAGATGGTCTATACCGTGGTCTGATGAGACGTGGAGCCGGTGATGAACTAGCATCTGGTTGTGCAAAGAGCCAAATGTTCCACGATGCATCACAATCACTTGCATAG
- a CDS encoding branched chain amino acid aminotransferase, which produces MKYGKKIWMNGRLVPFKDAKVHILTHALHYSTAVFEGARCYKTPKGSAIFRLPEHVNRLFQSAKLYSMDIPYTKKQVTDAIVKTVRASGLEECYIRPIAYLGQGSVGLLPENINTDLSISCVEWNKKTHVPEKSMVTKCMISSWLKIDSRSQPMHAKSAANYSNAILARTEAVRNGFDEALLLNYEGHVVEGTTVNLFIVRGGQIITPPTSSGVLEGITRESIIEMIEEDGGYVKEASLSRADVYGADEAFLTGTAAEINAVTQVDNIKIGSGRLGSITKKLQKQYINVTRGRDSRFLPWLHHV; this is translated from the coding sequence ATGAAATATGGCAAAAAGATATGGATGAACGGCAGACTTGTACCATTCAAAGACGCAAAAGTACACATATTGACTCATGCACTACATTATTCGACTGCAGTCTTTGAAGGAGCACGTTGCTACAAGACACCCAAGGGTTCTGCAATATTTCGTCTGCCAGAACACGTAAACAGATTGTTCCAATCTGCAAAACTATACTCTATGGACATACCATATACAAAAAAACAAGTAACTGATGCAATTGTCAAGACTGTACGGGCTAGCGGATTAGAAGAATGTTATATACGTCCTATAGCATACCTTGGACAAGGATCAGTGGGACTCTTGCCAGAAAATATAAACACAGATCTCTCAATTTCATGTGTAGAGTGGAATAAAAAAACACACGTACCAGAAAAGAGTATGGTTACAAAATGCATGATCTCTAGCTGGTTAAAGATTGATTCGCGCTCACAACCAATGCACGCAAAGAGTGCTGCCAACTATTCCAACGCAATACTTGCACGCACTGAGGCAGTGCGCAATGGATTTGATGAGGCATTATTATTAAACTATGAAGGTCACGTGGTAGAAGGTACAACAGTGAACCTCTTTATCGTACGCGGAGGTCAGATAATAACTCCGCCAACAAGCTCTGGCGTTCTAGAAGGTATTACACGTGAGAGCATAATAGAGATGATCGAAGAGGATGGAGGATACGTGAAAGAGGCTTCATTGAGCCGTGCTGACGTATATGGTGCAGACGAGGCGTTCCTTACTGGAACTGCAGCAGAGATAAATGCTGTAACACAAGTGGACAATATCAAAATAGGCTCTGGAAGATTAGGCTCTATTACTAAAAAGCTACAAAAACAGTATATCAATGTCACAAGGGGCAGAGATTCACGATTTCTACCTTGGCTACATCATGTGTAA
- a CDS encoding copper-binding protein, translated as MSESRNSNAYGIGIITVIVGVSVAIIFYQSYYLPESLEKPSVDEHILHPSFPENIIEIIPGSASEDQKDNYIPKLVNIQLGVDNHVVWKNADDIAHTVTPDHRYSDSYSGDFGSSGVLKPDDVYEFTFTDVGHIEYHCEPHPWMKGTLEITKQRF; from the coding sequence TTGAGTGAATCTAGAAACAGTAATGCATATGGAATTGGAATAATTACCGTCATTGTTGGTGTGTCAGTTGCCATTATCTTTTATCAGAGTTATTATCTGCCAGAGTCGCTTGAAAAACCCTCCGTAGATGAACATATACTACATCCAAGCTTTCCAGAAAACATAATAGAGATCATACCAGGGTCTGCTAGTGAAGATCAAAAAGACAATTACATTCCAAAGCTTGTAAACATACAGCTAGGTGTAGACAACCATGTTGTGTGGAAAAATGCAGACGATATTGCACATACAGTTACTCCTGATCACAGATATTCTGACAGCTATAGTGGGGACTTTGGATCATCTGGAGTACTAAAACCAGATGATGTCTATGAGTTTACATTTACCGATGTAGGTCATATAGAATACCACTGCGAACCGCATCCGTGGATGAAGGGAACTCTAGAGATAACAAAACAACGTTTCTAG